The following are encoded together in the Planctobacterium marinum genome:
- a CDS encoding VOC family protein, translating into MIGYVTLGTADLEKSGAYYDALLATIGAGRFMEEENYFIAWSKGEDEPALSVTLPYNKEAATVGNGVMVAIFLETPEQVDAFYTKAIELGGTCEGKPGFRPEEATKGFYAGYFRDLDGNKLNAFCMVA; encoded by the coding sequence ATGATTGGTTATGTGACATTAGGTACCGCAGATTTGGAAAAATCTGGCGCTTATTACGATGCTTTATTGGCCACTATCGGTGCCGGCCGTTTTATGGAAGAAGAAAACTATTTTATCGCCTGGTCTAAAGGCGAAGATGAGCCAGCCCTTTCGGTGACGCTGCCCTATAACAAAGAGGCTGCTACCGTGGGTAACGGCGTTATGGTGGCCATTTTTCTGGAAACACCGGAACAAGTGGATGCCTTTTATACTAAAGCAATTGAGTTGGGCGGCACATGCGAAGGTAAGCCAGGGTTCAGACCTGAAGAGGCCACAAAAGGGTTTTATGCGGGCTATTTTCGCGATTTAGATGGCAATAAATTGAATGCTTTTTGTATGGTGGCTTAA